The Saccharomyces eubayanus strain FM1318 chromosome I, whole genome shotgun sequence sequence GGACACCTATAGAGACTTTCACGAGAGCGGAACCAAGCAAAAGCGTCGATGAAAAGTTAGATACTGTCAACGTGGGACTCGTTGGTCATGAAATGGAAAGCATTGGCCGAATATGTGTATGTATAGGTGGTATGTTACAAGAGGATGTGAACGCACTTTATTCGGGGGATAATGATGagccttcaaaaaatcaaagtgtaaaaaaattaccGTTGGGTGGTCATTTTCTAAATACAATTGACTTGAGTACGCAGTGTTGGGAAGACCACCAGATTATCTTatccaagaaggaagatAACGAAGATGGGAGcgataatgaaaatgaggACGTTAATTCAAATGTAGTGGTCGGTATCGGCGGGACTTCTTTGCAGTGTGACAAGAGCATTGTAATGATTGGCGGATTAATGTCGAGACGAAcaaatttaaaagaaatatatttGCACGGTACGATCCTGAAAAGTATTTTACCTAGTGTACATCCAGGAAATTGAAAGGTTGtaattgttttcaataaaatcGTAATTTATTTGTCTTTTATAAAATTATAGTTGCCTACAACTGGAATGTGATATATTTGAGTTCTATTTTATAGTGAAATCTTTTCTGATTTAATTATATTTTCATGTATTAATAATTTGTTTGGGGTTCCCTTATTTCAGTaggtgaaaaaagaagacaaatgtataaagaaaagggaaCAGCACAAAGGCTTCAGAAAAATCAAGCAGAGGcatcaagaaaattcatAATAGCGAGAAAGTACACACGATAAAAGATGACACCAGGATCGAGTAGAAGGCTGagcaaatcaaaaacagtGGGTGTAGTGGGTGCAACGGTAGCAATTCTAGCCACATCCTATTACCTATACCAAAAATTAACAAGCGTAAACGACACTAACGATGCCCTGCCTCGAGAAAGTGACTCTTCGGCCAAAGACAAAACAACAAGGAAAAGCAAATGTATTATAATGAGTAAGTCTGTCCAAGGGCTGTCTATCGACTGGAGCGAATACGTTGCTGACGAAGTGGTTCTTTTGGTCCCTACGAGTCATACTAACGAATCATTCAACCGGGTCATCAAGGATGCGTTCTATAACTCTGGGAATGAACACAAGGTTATATACTGCGATAGTATGGACGGACTATGGTCTTGTGTAAGAAGGTTGCGCAAGTTCCAATGCATACTGAACTCTAAGGACTTTGCGGGTGATGGTGGCGCTACGATCGTTCCTGAAGATGTGCAGAGATTTGTCAGGTTCGTCATTGACAGTGATGAGGAAGATGTGCTAGTTGATACGATATGTAGTTGAAATGGTGAAGAGTTTCTTGAAATTATGTAACgttacaaaaaataaataaatataagaaaaaaacatgaaTAGCAGTTGTTTCATGGAGGGgaaacacaaaaaaaagtcgtcaacgaaaaaaaaattcattacAGTTTGACTGAGTCAATCAAATGTCTAACAATGCCAGGGTTGGCTAAAGTAGAAACGTCGCCTAATTGATCGCTTTCTCCTGCTAGAATTTTTCTCAAGATACGTCTCATAATCTTACCAGATCTTGTTTTGGGTAAATCGTCTACCAAGATGATTAGTTTGGGGGCGGCAAATGGACCGATGTCCTTTCTGACAGTGAAAACCAAGTgttttttgatatcttgTAGCTCACTTTCTGTTGCTGTGGACCAACTAGATTTATTCTTTAAGACCACAAATGCGGCTACCGCCTGACCGGTCAAGTCATCATTGAATCCCACCACAGCACATTCCGCCACGATTGGGTCCTCGATGATGGCGGCTTCTATCTCAGCGGTTGATAGACGATGTCCGGATACATTTACCACATCATCAACACGGCCCAAAATCCAGATATAACCATCCTTGTCCTTTGCGGCACCATCGCCTGTGAAGTAATAACCGGGATAAGGATTCAAATAAGTGTCTAAATATCTATCATGGTTCTTCCAAATGGTTCTTGCAAACGATGGCCATGCAGATTTGACGGCAAGGACACCTTCTGCGTGGGAGGATTTGACTTCTTCACCTGTGGTTGGATCAAGGACAACCGCATCGATACCGAAGAAGGGGAACGAGGCAGAACCAGGTTTCATTGGTGTTACACCGCCAGCCAGTGGGGTGACCAAATGCGAGCCAGATTCGGTTTGCCAGTAGGTGTCGACAATGGGGATTTCATTCTtaccaattttttcagagtACCATTCCCAAACTTCAGCGGCAATCGGTTCTCCGACAGAGCCTAAACAGCGCAAAGACTTCAAAGAATGGTTTTCAATGAACGAGTCGCCGgctcttttcaacaaaCGCAAAGCAGTAGGTGCTACGTAAAACTGGGTGACTTTATGTTTATCAATAACATCCCAGTAACGGGAATAGTCAGGATAGGCCGGAGTACCTTCAAAGACCAAAGTGGCACAGCCGTACAACAAGGGACCGTAAACCACGTAAGTGTGGCCTGTGATCCAGCCAATGTCCCCCGcagtgaagaaaatatcttcTTGGTGGGTGTCAAAAGTGTAACGCATGGTCAATAAAGCACCTAGCAAGTAGCCTGCGGTGGAGTGCTGAACACCCTTGGGGGCGCCCGTGGAACCAGAAGTATATAGCAAGAATAGAGGGTCCTCAGAATCGACGGGAGTGCAGGGATAGTAGGTCTtgtacttcttcttctcaGTGGCCCAGTCCAAATCTCTGGGGGCCTGGAAGGCAACAGATGGGTTATTGGTCTTTTTATAAACCAAGACGTGTCTCACACCGGGGGCTTCCCTCAGCGCGTCGTCGACAATCCTTTTGGTTTCGATGATTTTGCCGCCTCTGTTAGACTCATCAGTGGTGATGACGACTTTGGAGTCCCCATCGTTGATGCGGTCCCTCAAAGAATTGGAGGAAAACCCAGCAAAGACCACGGAGTGAATGGCGCCGATACGGGAAATGGCCAGCAAGGTGATGATAGCCTCGGGGACCATGGGCATGTACACTGCGACGGTGTCGCCCTTGCGGACGCCCATGGAGTAGTATAGAACCTGCGCCACTTGGCACACCTCCTCGAGCAGCTGCTTGTAGGTAATGGAGTAGCCCTGGCCCGGCTCGTCGGCCTCGAAGATGATGGCCCTCTTGTTGGGCGTCTTGAACGCGTGCCTGTCAACACAGTTATAGCATGCGTTCAATTGGCCGTTCAAAAACCAGGCATTGTTCTGGAAGGAGGGCCTGCCAGTTTCTGGATCCGGGATGAACACCCTGTCGAAGGGCTTGGACCAGTTCAAAAACTGGGTGGCTTTGGAGCCGAAGAACTTGCCCGGATCTTCAATGGACTGCTTGTACAGGCGCTGGTAATCTTGCAGCCCATTCAAGTGCGGAGAATAATGGTCCGCGATCTCGGGTTGCAACCTATCAGAAACGGGCCGCTGGGGCACGATCTTGACGGATGTCAGATGTTCGTACTCGtggttctttttctgttctGGGGTGGCGGCGGACTTGGACATTTGTGCTTTCAAGTCGTCAATTTTGCTCGACTGCTCTTGGGCTTTCGAAGATTGTACTGCAGAGGGAGACATAACACAAGCAGGCAATGACTTGTTGTGTTGGTTATACCGATAggaaagaggaagaggaacCAAAAACTGAACTATGTATGATACGGAATAAACAAGCGAAAGAACCCAAATAGCCGCCCAgtttatatacaaaaacaGGGAGAAGATTTGCCACCTGGGCACTACCCCAATTTCTGTTGGCTGTGGCAGCCGGAGCTGGGCGGCAAAAGGTACCCCAACCTTTATTCTCTGGCTTGCGCCGATAACAGAAATGGATGACCCCGGGTCGTTTACCACGGCTGGGGGGGGTCATCTCGGCGGCCCGGTGCAATGGAGCGAGTCACACGCGCCACGTTTTAGGGGAGCGCGGATCTTGCGCCATTCGTCCGGGGCGACTCCTCAGCCGCATGCCCACGTGACAAAACTTTTACGTCACGGTCCACGAAATTTTACGTGACaaatgatatttttcatttttttccccaAAGACGGGTAACGAGActtaaccaaaaaaatctcgacgtcttcttcctttttttcttttttccttgttttcTAAAATTAACCTTgccgtttttttttttcgcgCGACTACTCAGCCATCTTGCTTTCAGGAAGGATTATCATTATGCATTCGCGACTTACGGAGAActatgaaagaaaatagacTGGCATATATATCACTGTTCTTGTAAACAGTATCTATTCCGTAAACCAGACTTTTTTCCTGCTGTACTATACTATACCCTCactttttgatttattgtTTGCTATATCACGACTACACTGACGGAGGACAAACACTACTAGAGAGACTATATCGCCATGATCCTTCTGAACACCTTTGTGAGGTGCCTTTTGACGTGTCTCATGCTCTGCAGTGGCAGAGCACACTCCGCTGATTCTGACACGAACGACACCACGCCGGCGTCCGCAAAGCATCTTCAGACAACTTCTTTGCTAACGTGCATGGATAACTCGCAATTAAcagcttctttctttgatgtGAAGTTTTACCCTGGAAACAACACCATCATCTTTGATATCGACGCTACCACGACACTGAACGGGAACGTCACTGTGAAGGCGGAGCTGCTTGCCTACGGGCTTAAGATCCTGGACAGAACTTTTGACTTGTGTTCCCTGAATGAAGTGTCGCTGTGCCCCCTAAGTGCTGGGCGTATCGACATCATGTCCACGTATGTGATCGAAGCCTCTATTACCAAGCAGTTTCCCGGCATTGCGTACACGATTCCAGATCTGGACGCCCAGGTCCGTGTGGTAGCGTACTCACAAAACGATACCAGTTTCGAAACCCCGCTCGCTTGCGTGCAGGCCATTCTGAGCAACGGGAAAACAGTGCAGACCAAGTATGCATCATGGCCCATCGCTGCCATCTCAGGTGTTGGTGTACTCACTTCCGGGTTCGTGTCTGTGATCGGTTACTCCTCCACCGCCACCCATATTGCCTCCAACTCGATCTCGCTGTTCATCTACTTTCAGAACTTAGCCATCACTGCCATGATGGGTGTTTCCAGGGTCCCGCCCATCGCTGCCGCATGGACGCAGAATTTCCAATGGTCGATGGGTATCATCAATGCCGGCTTTATGCAGAAGATTTTCCACTGGTACGTGCAAGCCACTAACGGTGTTTCCAACGTCGTGGTGGCCAACAAGGACGTGTTGTCTATCAGCGTGCAGAAAAAACGTGGTATCTCCGTTGCCTCGTCTAGCGATTACAATTTCGACTCCATTCTGGATGACTCGAATCTGTACACTACTTCCGAAAAGGATCCAAGTGACTACTCGACCAAGATCCTCGTGCTAAGAGGTATTGAAAGAGTCGCATATTTGGCAAACATCGAACTgtccaattttttcttgacagggattgttttcttcctgttctttgtcttcgttgttattgtttctttgattttcttcaaagccTTACTAGAAGTCCTGACAAGAGCCGggattttgaaagagacaTCCAATTTCTTCCAGTACCGGAAAAACTGGGGGAGCATTATCAAGGGTACTCTTTTCAGACTGTCAATCATCGCGTTCCCTCAAGTCTCGCTATTGACCATTTGGGAATTCACCCAAGTAGACTCCCCGGCAGTAGTCGTCGACGCGGTCGTGATCCTGTTGGTCATCACTGGGCTGTTAGTTTACGGAACCACAAGAGTTTTAATTAAGGGGAGGGAGTCGCTCAGACTATACAAGAACCCCGCATATTTGCTTTACAGTGATACCTACTTCTTAAACAAATTTGGGTTCTTGTACGTGCAATTCAAAGCAGACAGATTTTGGTGGCTTTTACCCCTACTGAGTTATGCCTTTTTAAGATCGctttttgttgctgttttACAAAACCAAGGTAAGGCCCAGGCCatgattatttttatcattgaatTGGTGTATTTCGTTTGCCTGTGCTGGATAAGGCCATATTTGGACAAGAGAACcaacattttcaatattgcTATCCACTTGGTCAATATGATCAACgcgtttttctttttattcttcaGTAATTTGTTCAAACAGCCAGCAGTGGTCTCCTCGGTGATGGCGgtgattttgtttgttttgaatgCAGTGTTCGCTTTGTTCTTACTACTATTCACCATTGTCACCTGTACTTTGGCATTGCTTCACAGAAATCCGGATGTTCGTTACCAACCAATGAAAGACGACCGTGTGTCCTTCATCCCCAAGATTCAAAATGATTTCGACgacgaaaacaaaaacgaTGCCGAGCTATTCGAAATGAGGAAGGCCGTCATGGACACCAATGAGAATGAGCAGGAAAAATTGTTCCGTGACGATACCTTCGGCAAGAATCTCAATACAACCACGAATACGACTAGGCTATTCGACGACGAAACGAGTTCATCCTCTTTCAAACAGACCTCGTCTCCCTTTGACAGCTCGGATGTAACGGAGCAACCGGTACAACCTACATCTGCCGTTATGGGCACAGGTGGTAACTTTCTGTCTCCACAATACCAACGCGCCTCATCTGTGTCCCGCACCAACTTGGTACCAAATAATTTGAGCACATCCAGCTTGAAAAAACCCGAATCAAGTCTTTACGTCGGGACTTCCAATCAATCATATTCGCATtttaacaataacaacaacaataccAACGGCCGTAATACTAACCCATACTTGTAATTCagtatataaaaatgtAAGAACATATTATATAACACTAAATCCATCAATATACCTCAATACATATTCACAGAAACCGCTCACAGTACTTTATTATGGTCATTACATCCCTACACCACATATGTTTCGGCGATAAAAACCTCAAACTGATTCGGCTTCACTTCCTAAAACACACGCATTTGCCGCTTTTTTTGACGTGTAAAAAGTAGAACAGATCTTCCAGAAGGGATTTACTGTTTACTGCTCGTATCAGGAACAGATCAGCAAAGGATTAGGTTACCTGAGCCATGGTTGAAAACAGTACGCTTCAGACTCCAGATAACGGAAATGGTGACGGTGATATTAGTAAGCCATATTCCGGGGCATTTTCCTTAGGCTTGCATAAAACCACGCCTGGATTAGAAGGTGAGCACTCAAGCACATCGCCTGCCCCCGAGAACTCCGAAATGCAAAacaggaaaagaaacagaatcTCTTTTGTCTGTCAGGCTTGCAGGAAGTCGAAAACGAAATGTGATAGAGAGAAACCGGAATGTGGCCGATGCATCAAGCATGGGTTGAAGTGTGTTTACGACGTATCGAAGCAACCGGCACCCAGAATTCCCAGTAAAGATGCCATCATATCAAGGCTAGAAAAGGATATGTACTACTGGAAGGATAAAGCTATGAAACTGCTCACCGAGAGAGAGACGAATGACTCGGGTAAAAGATCGGCAAGTCCTACCAATACAAATGCGGCTAATGGAGAAAGTCCCGAGACCAAGAAATTACACACAATGGAAAACTTGTACCAGCAGGATTTTAAGGAGAGCTCAAGTAatggtgaagatgatatCGAAGTCAACCTGTATAGAAGCCATCCAACCATGATCATGAGCAAGGTTATGAAAAGAGAAGTTAAGCCCTTGTCTGAAAACTACATTATTATTCAGGactattttttgaaaatcctGGTTACTTCAGTATTCCTCGATACCTCCAAAAATACAATGATACCGGCACTTACGGCAAACGCAAATATTACTAGAGCTCAGCCTAGCGTAGCAAATAATCTCTTGAAGTTAAAGGAAATGTTAATCCGACAGTGCCAAACTGATGATGAGAAGAGCCGTGTTAATGAGTTTACCGATAGGATATTACAGAATACGAATTCCAATAGAAACTTGAAAATCGGTATGTTGTTGTCAATGCTTTACAATTCCGTTGGCCACCAATACTTAGAAGATCACTGTCCTCAAGGTGGCGAGTATTCagatttattgaaaaatttgatcGCTGAGTGTGATGCCATTTTACCACCATatgaaattattgaacGCTATAAGAATCATTTCTTCGAATACGTTTATCCGAGTTTACCGTTCATCGAGTTGGatctttttgaagagtCTCTCAGTCAAACAATTTTTCCCGATGAAAACGATCCTTCCAGGGTGAAAATACGGATGGGGAGCACTCATTTGAGATCCAAAGTAGAAAATTTAAGTCTACTTTTGGTTATCCTGAAACTATCATACATGTCAATAAGATTTTTAGACCACAAAACAGCAGAGTCAAGTGTTTATTTATCAAAGGAAATAATTGATAAATACCCAATACCGAATGATTTTATCTTGTTAAGTCAAAGATGCTTGGCGTCAGAAAATTGGTGCGCATGTGctaatgaaaatatcataTCGTgcttattatatatttggtcgttttttgccttttcgCCTGAAGAGGgtgatttctttcttgagCACCCTACTGATGTTATCAGTAGTTTAATAATGATGCTTTCCACTTCGATTGGTCTCCATAGAGATCCATCAGATTTCCCTCAATTAATATCGCCATCCACCTCAGATAAAAGAGTATTGAACCATAGGAGGATACTGTGGTTGAGTATTGTCACTGTTTGTTCGTTTGAAGCAAGTCTCAAGGGTAGACATTCCGTCTCACCAATATCTTTAATggcattatttttgaatattaaAGATCCCGATTCCTTGACAGTTTATATGAACAGGGTTAGGAATGATCTGAGCGATCTCAACGATACTAAACTGTTGAGAATTCATGAATTCTCATTTAAGAGGGCGCAACTGGCTTTGCTGTTATCAGATTTGGATAATCTAACAATGACTTACTACGGGAGCTTTCATTTGCATTCAATTGAATTCATTAGAGAAAAACTAGACATTTTCGTAGAAGAAAACTTTCCCATAGTGCCTTTGAAAAGTGTCACACAGGATAAAtctgattttgatgataCCGACGTAATATCAGAAATGAACTTATTGTCATCAGagaattcttcttcatttcaCAGTCGAATAATGAATAAACTATTGATGCTAAGAACCTCAATGGCTATACTTTTACATTTTGAATCATTGATCACTAAGGATAAAAACGTTTTCCCATTCTACAAGAAGTATTTTATGCTCAGTTGTATGGATGCATTGTCATTGATAAACTATTTTaacaaattcttcaacGGTGAATATCGATAcgcaatttcttctctgACAAGTTTTAATGTAACAAAGTTCATTCAGTTGGCACTATCTAGTACGATTTTCAGCTTATTGGGGATTGTTCTGAGAATCGGCTTAGCCATCCATATGTTATATTCTGAAATACAAAAGATACCAGGAACAACAGATCCCAGAATAAAGGAATTAAACgataaaattgaaaaatttagtGTTTTACAAAGAGATCTGGAATCTGCCTTAGAAGGTATATATTGCTCTGCTTCAGAACATTTAAGATTCACATACTTCCCCGTTTTCAAGATGTTAGCTTTATTCGATGttattattcaaagaaTGAGAAAGGGCGAACTATGGCATGGTATATTTAGAATGATCCAAATGGAGCAATTGCATTCGAGAATTATCAAGACGCTAAGCATTACCTTGGGTGTCAAATTGGATAAGAAGGATCGACTGTTGGAGGAATTAATGGGATGCAATCATGTGGCAAAATTTGGGATTGAAGATATAGATGATCTGaacgaaaaaatcaaaaaagaaatccaGATTTCCTCAGGCTTGAAACCTCCGGTAAATACGATCGACTCGTTGAACAGTGAactgtttgaaaaaactgctCCTTCCGTTGCTCAAACATGGAGTTCGTCCTTGGATAATTTAGAAAAGCTGTCATCGGCAGCCGCAGTTAGCCAAAATTTGGACTACCATACCGTTTTACAGCACGGAAACTTACCGGGCGGTTCCAAAGAACAAACGCCGCTGACCGGGATGAACAGCCTAAACAACTCAATGAATGCTACACCAATGGCTGACAATTCATCTGGATCACAACTTCCAAATGGATTCGATCGAAATCAAGCGAATAACACACCTTTCCCAGGATATTTTGGTGGTTTGGATTTATTTGACTATGACTTTTTATTCGGTAACGATTTCGCTTGAAATGCTATTTCTGTAACTTCTATCTATTTATTTCATCGATTAATTAATTTTATATAGCCACGAATTTATGATACTAAGCGAGATTAGACAGCTGctattatatatacataccAGCTGAAGTACGACAGTTTCTGCTTTTTTAagcctttgaaaaatgattgAACCAGTAGATTTGATCAAGCAAGGCCTTCTCTTTGGCATATTTCACAGCAGGCTTGGCGGTATCGCCTCTTGCAGCAAATCCGTGGGAAACACCACTAAAGAGGTCTATTTGATAGATAGCATGGatttccttcaatttttcttcagtcAAGTGTCTCAAATTGGCTGGGAAAATCGCATCTTCTTCGGCTGCCGAAATCAATAATGGCTTCCCACTACCAATAGCCTCAATTTCTTCGATGCTAACAAACGAAGGATGTGCAATAGCTGCAGCATTGGCAAGACCTCTGTCAGAATTGATGTGTTGAACGGCAAATTTTGCACCAAAACAGTACCCAACAACACCAATAAACTTCGGGTCATACGTATCCTTCAACGACTTAAAGAATCCGtcaattatttttttcgtaaCCTCGGGTGAATGTTTTTCCTTCCAGGCTTTACGATCAATTGTTTTGTCCAGCGGAATAGAATCACCGAATAAAATATCGGGGATAAAGACCTTGTATCCAGCGTTAGCAAACTGATCCGCAGTCAGCAATATGTTATTGAACCTGTTACCATACACATCTGTCATGACAACGATAACTTTTTCCTGAGGTGATATAGACCCTGTCACGTACGTATCCAAACCAAAGATTTGTTCATGACGTCCCTCGGGAGTCCCTTCATGATAAATGCCTTCGAAGCAACACTTGCCTGGTTGATGAGAAGCCATGATGAGAGGATTATTTGGCTGTATTGTAGCTGCAAGAAGTTGCAAAAGAATTTAAACCTTGCCTTAGTTTTGCAAATGGACTGGTACcctttatatatgtttaaTTATATGGCTTGCAATTTgtcatcaaaaaaaaagtccGCAGTATTTCCGTCTTAGGCCCGCCATAATAAGatcgatatttttttcatagtATAGAAACTTGATAATCAATTATTTGTGAAAGCTCGAGGGCTTGAAGAGTTTCATCAGCGTGAAAG is a genomic window containing:
- the AIM2 gene encoding protein AIM2; this encodes MASHQPGKCCFEGIYHEGTPEGRHEQIFGLDTYVTGSISPQEKVIVVMTDVYGNRFNNILLTADQFANAGYKVFIPDILFGDSIPLDKTIDRKAWKEKHSPEVTKKIIDGFFKSLKDTYDPKFIGVVGYCFGAKFAVQHINSDRGLANAAAIAHPSFVSIEEIEAIGSGKPLLISAAEEDAIFPANLRHLTEEKLKEIHAIYQIDLFSGVSHGFAARGDTAKPAVKYAKEKALLDQIYWFNHFSKA
- the OAF1 gene encoding oleate-activated transcription factor OAF1, which produces MVENSTLQTPDNGNGDGDISKPYSGAFSLGLHKTTPGLEGEHSSTSPAPENSEMQNRKRNRISFVCQACRKSKTKCDREKPECGRCIKHGLKCVYDVSKQPAPRIPSKDAIISRLEKDMYYWKDKAMKLLTERETNDSGKRSASPTNTNAANGESPETKKLHTMENLYQQDFKESSSNGEDDIEVNLYRSHPTMIMSKVMKREVKPLSENYIIIQDYFLKILVTSVFLDTSKNTMIPALTANANITRAQPSVANNLLKLKEMLIRQCQTDDEKSRVNEFTDRILQNTNSNRNLKIGMLLSMLYNSVGHQYLEDHCPQGGEYSDLLKNLIAECDAILPPYEIIERYKNHFFEYVYPSLPFIELDLFEESLSQTIFPDENDPSRVKIRMGSTHLRSKVENLSLLLVILKLSYMSIRFLDHKTAESSVYLSKEIIDKYPIPNDFILLSQRCLASENWCACANENIISCLLYIWSFFAFSPEEGDFFLEHPTDVISSLIMMLSTSIGLHRDPSDFPQLISPSTSDKRVLNHRRILWLSIVTVCSFEASLKGRHSVSPISLMALFLNIKDPDSLTVYMNRVRNDLSDLNDTKLLRIHEFSFKRAQLALLLSDLDNLTMTYYGSFHLHSIEFIREKLDIFVEENFPIVPLKSVTQDKSDFDDTDVISEMNLLSSENSSSFHSRIMNKLLMLRTSMAILLHFESLITKDKNVFPFYKKYFMLSCMDALSLINYFNKFFNGEYRYAISSLTSFNVTKFIQLALSSTIFSLLGIVLRIGLAIHMLYSEIQKIPGTTDPRIKELNDKIEKFSVLQRDLESALEGIYCSASEHLRFTYFPVFKMLALFDVIIQRMRKGELWHGIFRMIQMEQLHSRIIKTLSITLGVKLDKKDRLLEELMGCNHVAKFGIEDIDDLNEKIKKEIQISSGLKPPVNTIDSLNSELFEKTAPSVAQTWSSSLDNLEKLSSAAAVSQNLDYHTVLQHGNLPGGSKEQTPLTGMNSLNNSMNATPMADNSSGSQLPNGFDRNQANNTPFPGYFGGLDLFDYDFLFGNDFA
- the FLC2 gene encoding flavin adenine dinucleotide transporter FLC2, encoding MILLNTFVRCLLTCLMLCSGRAHSADSDTNDTTPASAKHLQTTSLLTCMDNSQLTASFFDVKFYPGNNTIIFDIDATTTLNGNVTVKAELLAYGLKILDRTFDLCSLNEVSLCPLSAGRIDIMSTYVIEASITKQFPGIAYTIPDLDAQVRVVAYSQNDTSFETPLACVQAILSNGKTVQTKYASWPIAAISGVGVLTSGFVSVIGYSSTATHIASNSISLFIYFQNLAITAMMGVSRVPPIAAAWTQNFQWSMGIINAGFMQKIFHWYVQATNGVSNVVVANKDVLSISVQKKRGISVASSSDYNFDSILDDSNLYTTSEKDPSDYSTKILVLRGIERVAYLANIELSNFFLTGIVFFLFFVFVVIVSLIFFKALLEVLTRAGILKETSNFFQYRKNWGSIIKGTLFRLSIIAFPQVSLLTIWEFTQVDSPAVVVDAVVILLVITGLLVYGTTRVLIKGRESLRLYKNPAYLLYSDTYFLNKFGFLYVQFKADRFWWLLPLLSYAFLRSLFVAVLQNQGKAQAMIIFIIELVYFVCLCWIRPYLDKRTNIFNIAIHLVNMINAFFFLFFSNLFKQPAVVSSVMAVILFVLNAVFALFLLLFTIVTCTLALLHRNPDVRYQPMKDDRVSFIPKIQNDFDDENKNDAELFEMRKAVMDTNENEQEKLFRDDTFGKNLNTTTNTTRLFDDETSSSSFKQTSSPFDSSDVTEQPVQPTSAVMGTGGNFLSPQYQRASSVSRTNLVPNNLSTSSLKKPESSLYVGTSNQSYSHFNNNNNNTNGRNTNPYL
- the ACS1 gene encoding acetate--CoA ligase 1, yielding MSPSAVQSSKAQEQSSKIDDLKAQMSKSAATPEQKKNHEYEHLTSVKIVPQRPVSDRLQPEIADHYSPHLNGLQDYQRLYKQSIEDPGKFFGSKATQFLNWSKPFDRVFIPDPETGRPSFQNNAWFLNGQLNACYNCVDRHAFKTPNKRAIIFEADEPGQGYSITYKQLLEEVCQVAQVLYYSMGVRKGDTVAVYMPMVPEAIITLLAISRIGAIHSVVFAGFSSNSLRDRINDGDSKVVITTDESNRGGKIIETKRIVDDALREAPGVRHVLVYKKTNNPSVAFQAPRDLDWATEKKKYKTYYPCTPVDSEDPLFLLYTSGSTGAPKGVQHSTAGYLLGALLTMRYTFDTHQEDIFFTAGDIGWITGHTYVVYGPLLYGCATLVFEGTPAYPDYSRYWDVIDKHKVTQFYVAPTALRLLKRAGDSFIENHSLKSLRCLGSVGEPIAAEVWEWYSEKIGKNEIPIVDTYWQTESGSHLVTPLAGGVTPMKPGSASFPFFGIDAVVLDPTTGEEVKSSHAEGVLAVKSAWPSFARTIWKNHDRYLDTYLNPYPGYYFTGDGAAKDKDGYIWILGRVDDVVNVSGHRLSTAEIEAAIIEDPIVAECAVVGFNDDLTGQAVAAFVVLKNKSSWSTATESELQDIKKHLVFTVRKDIGPFAAPKLIILVDDLPKTRSGKIMRRILRKILAGESDQLGDVSTLANPGIVRHLIDSVKL
- the PEX22 gene encoding ubiquitin-protein transferase activating protein PEX22 is translated as MTPGSSRRLSKSKTVGVVGATVAILATSYYLYQKLTSVNDTNDALPRESDSSAKDKTTRKSKCIIMSKSVQGLSIDWSEYVADEVVLLVPTSHTNESFNRVIKDAFYNSGNEHKVIYCDSMDGLWSCVRRLRKFQCILNSKDFAGDGGATIVPEDVQRFVRFVIDSDEEDVLVDTICS